One stretch of Mycolicibacterium fallax DNA includes these proteins:
- a CDS encoding phytoene desaturase family protein — protein sequence MTDVTVVGSGPNGLSAALTCARAGLRVRIIEAQSTVGGGARTLPDPEYPGVAHDVCSAIHPMALASPFFRAFGLADRVALTSPPISYANPLDRRPAALAYRDLERTCAQLRHPDSWRAMFAPLTGDNTAVADVMLTDKRSLPRQSALAGALGLRVAAQASAGGRLLRGEDAQALFAGVAAHAVRPLNSLPAAGLGTALAALGHTVGWPVPTGGSQAIVEAMLTEFTAHGGELVLGEPVTTPPPGVVIYDLPARALLGIYREELPNRYAARLRRLRYGAGVAKVDFVLSEEIPWADPRLLETATFHLGGSRDQMAAAEAAVGAGRHAQSPMVLAASPHVGDPTRIDERGRRPFWTYAHVPHGSPVDQAETVTAAVERFAPGFRDVVLAVRSVPASDMAGHNANLVGGDITGGGNSMWRAMAGPTLRANPWALPVPRAYLCSAATPPNGGVHGMCGFYAARTALRREFGLPAPIRRSPSR from the coding sequence ATGACCGATGTCACCGTCGTCGGCAGTGGCCCCAACGGCCTGAGCGCCGCGCTCACCTGCGCCCGCGCCGGTCTGCGGGTTCGGATCATCGAGGCGCAATCCACCGTCGGCGGCGGCGCTCGCACGCTGCCCGACCCCGAGTACCCCGGCGTCGCCCACGACGTCTGCTCGGCGATCCACCCGATGGCGCTGGCCTCGCCGTTCTTCCGGGCCTTCGGGCTGGCCGACCGGGTCGCGTTGACCAGCCCGCCGATCTCCTACGCCAACCCGCTGGACCGGCGCCCCGCCGCGCTGGCGTATCGCGACCTGGAGCGGACCTGCGCGCAGCTGCGCCATCCCGACTCCTGGCGGGCCATGTTCGCGCCGCTGACCGGCGACAACACCGCCGTGGCCGACGTCATGCTCACCGACAAGCGCTCGCTGCCCCGGCAATCGGCCCTGGCCGGGGCGCTGGGGCTGCGGGTGGCCGCCCAGGCCAGTGCCGGCGGACGCCTGCTGCGCGGCGAGGACGCCCAGGCGTTGTTCGCCGGGGTGGCCGCGCACGCGGTGCGCCCGCTGAACTCGCTGCCGGCCGCCGGTCTGGGCACCGCGCTGGCGGCGCTCGGGCACACCGTCGGGTGGCCGGTTCCCACCGGCGGCAGCCAGGCGATCGTCGAGGCGATGCTGACCGAGTTCACCGCCCACGGCGGTGAACTGGTCCTCGGTGAGCCGGTGACGACACCTCCTCCCGGGGTGGTCATCTACGACCTGCCGGCCCGCGCCCTGCTCGGCATCTATCGCGAGGAGCTGCCGAACCGGTATGCCGCCCGGCTGCGGAGACTGCGGTACGGCGCGGGCGTGGCGAAGGTGGATTTCGTTCTGTCCGAGGAGATTCCGTGGGCAGATCCCCGGCTGTTGGAGACCGCGACGTTCCATCTCGGCGGTTCGCGGGATCAGATGGCAGCGGCCGAAGCGGCGGTGGGCGCCGGCCGGCACGCGCAGTCGCCGATGGTGCTGGCGGCCTCTCCACACGTGGGCGACCCGACTCGGATCGATGAGCGCGGCCGGCGACCGTTCTGGACATATGCCCATGTGCCGCACGGCTCCCCGGTCGACCAGGCCGAGACGGTGACCGCCGCGGTGGAGCGCTTTGCCCCCGGCTTCCGGGATGTGGTGCTGGCGGTGCGCAGCGTGCCGGCCTCGGACATGGCCGGGCACAACGCCAACCTGGTCGGCGGGGACATCACCGGCGGCGGCAACTCGATGTGGCGGGCGATGGCCGGCCCGACGCTGCGCGCCAACCCGTGGGCGCTGCCGGTGCCCCGCGCCTACCTGTGTTCGGCGGCGACCCCGCCCAACGGCGGGGTGCACGGAATGTGCGGGTTCTACGCCGCCCGCACCGCGCTCAGACGGGAATTCGGGCTCCCGGCACCGATACGACGAAGCCCGTCCCGGTGA
- the serA gene encoding phosphoglycerate dehydrogenase: MSLPVVLIADKLAPSTVDALGDQVEVRWVDGPDREKLLAAVGDADALLVRSATTVDDEVLAAAPKLKIVARAGVGLDNVDVDAATARGVMVVNAPTSNIHSAAEHAVALLLAAARQVPAADATLRDRTWKRSKFSGVELFGKTVGVVGLGRIGQLVAHRLAAFDTDIVAYDPYLPAARAAQLGIELLPLDEVLARADFITMHLPKTPETAGLLNREALAKTKPGVVIVNAARGGLIDEQALADAITSGHVRAAGLDVFDTEPCTDSPLFELEQVVVTPHLGASTAEAQDRAGTDVAESVKLALAGEFVPDAVNVGGGVVGDEVAPWLDLVSKLGVLAGALSPEPPVSLAVHIRGELAAEDVAILELAALRGLFSTVVSEQVTFVNTPALAATRGVTAELTKTAESRNHRSVVDILAVQSDGSSVNVAGTLAGPQLVQKIIQINGRNLDLRAEGYNMIVNYLDRPGALGKIGTLLGSAEVNIEAAQLSQDAEGDGATIMLRLDRDVPEEVRATIADAVGATTLKVVDLS, from the coding sequence GTGAGTCTTCCTGTTGTACTGATTGCCGACAAGCTCGCCCCATCGACGGTGGACGCCCTGGGTGACCAGGTAGAGGTCCGCTGGGTGGACGGTCCGGACCGGGAGAAGCTGCTGGCCGCGGTTGGCGACGCCGACGCGCTGCTGGTGCGCTCGGCCACCACCGTCGACGACGAGGTGCTGGCCGCCGCGCCGAAGCTCAAGATCGTCGCCCGCGCCGGCGTCGGCCTGGACAACGTCGACGTGGATGCGGCCACCGCGCGCGGCGTGATGGTGGTCAACGCCCCGACGTCCAACATCCACAGCGCGGCCGAGCACGCCGTCGCGCTGCTGCTGGCGGCGGCCCGGCAGGTGCCCGCCGCGGACGCCACGCTGCGCGATCGCACCTGGAAGCGCTCGAAGTTCTCCGGCGTCGAGCTGTTCGGCAAGACCGTCGGCGTCGTCGGGCTGGGCCGGATCGGTCAGCTCGTGGCGCACCGGCTGGCGGCCTTTGACACCGACATCGTCGCCTACGACCCCTACCTGCCGGCCGCCCGCGCCGCGCAGTTGGGCATCGAGCTGCTGCCGCTCGATGAGGTGCTCGCCCGCGCCGACTTCATCACCATGCACCTGCCCAAGACCCCCGAGACCGCCGGCCTGCTGAACCGGGAGGCGCTGGCCAAGACCAAGCCCGGGGTGGTCATCGTCAACGCCGCCCGCGGTGGCCTGATCGACGAGCAGGCACTCGCCGACGCCATCACCAGCGGCCACGTCCGGGCCGCCGGGCTGGACGTGTTCGACACCGAGCCGTGCACCGACAGCCCGCTGTTCGAGCTGGAGCAGGTCGTGGTGACCCCGCACCTCGGCGCCTCCACCGCCGAGGCGCAGGACCGGGCCGGCACCGATGTGGCCGAGAGCGTGAAGCTGGCGCTGGCCGGTGAATTCGTGCCGGACGCGGTCAACGTCGGCGGCGGCGTCGTCGGCGACGAGGTCGCCCCGTGGCTGGACCTGGTGTCCAAGCTGGGTGTGCTTGCCGGTGCGCTGTCGCCGGAGCCGCCGGTGTCGCTGGCCGTGCACATCCGCGGCGAACTGGCCGCCGAGGATGTCGCGATCCTGGAACTGGCCGCGCTGCGCGGGCTGTTCTCCACCGTGGTCAGCGAGCAGGTCACCTTCGTCAACACCCCGGCGCTGGCCGCCACCCGCGGCGTCACCGCGGAGCTGACCAAGACCGCCGAGAGCCGCAACCACCGCAGCGTGGTGGACATCCTGGCCGTGCAGTCCGACGGGTCGTCGGTCAACGTGGCCGGCACGCTGGCCGGCCCGCAGCTGGTGCAGAAGATCATCCAGATCAACGGACGCAACCTGGATCTGCGCGCCGAGGGCTACAACATGATCGTCAACTACCTGGACCGGCCCGGCGCGCTCGGCAAGATCGGCACCCTGCTCGGCTCCGCCGAGGTGAACATCGAGGCCGCCCAGCTGTCCCAGGACGCCGAGGGCGACGGCGCCACCATCATGCTGCGGCTGGACCGCGACGTGCCCGAGGAGGTGCGCGCCACCATCGCCGATGCGGTCGGCGCGACGACGCTGAAGGTGGTTGACCTGTCATGA
- a CDS encoding 3-isopropylmalate dehydrogenase, giving the protein MKLAVIAGDGIGPEVIAQATRVLDAVLPGVEKTDYDLGARRYHATGELLTDEIIEELRGYDAILLGAIGDPSVPSGVLERGLLLKLRFALDHHINLRPSKLQAGVDSPLAGNPAIDFVVVREGTEGPYTGTGGAIRVGTEHEVATEVSLNTAFGVERVVRDAFARAQARRKHLTLVHKTNVLTFAGSLWARIVAQVGAEYPEVEVAYQHIDAATIHLVTDPGRFDVIVTDNLFGDIITDLAAAVSGGIGLAASGNIDGSRRSPSMFEPVHGSAPDIAGQGIADPTAAVMSVALLLAHLGEDAAAARVDAAVEKHLATRGDAVLSTVEVGDRILANL; this is encoded by the coding sequence ATGAAGCTCGCTGTCATCGCCGGAGACGGCATCGGCCCGGAGGTAATCGCGCAGGCCACCCGGGTACTCGACGCGGTGCTGCCCGGGGTCGAGAAGACCGACTACGACCTGGGCGCGCGGCGCTACCACGCCACCGGTGAGCTGCTCACCGACGAGATCATCGAGGAACTGCGCGGCTACGACGCGATCCTGCTGGGCGCCATCGGCGACCCGTCGGTCCCGTCGGGCGTGCTGGAGCGCGGGCTGCTGCTGAAGCTGCGCTTCGCCCTCGACCATCACATCAACCTGCGGCCGTCGAAGCTGCAGGCCGGGGTGGATTCGCCACTGGCCGGCAATCCGGCGATCGACTTCGTGGTGGTCCGCGAGGGCACCGAGGGCCCCTACACCGGTACCGGCGGCGCGATCCGGGTGGGCACCGAGCACGAGGTGGCCACCGAGGTCAGCCTCAACACCGCCTTCGGGGTGGAGCGGGTGGTGCGCGACGCGTTCGCCCGCGCGCAGGCGCGCCGCAAGCACCTGACCCTGGTGCACAAGACGAACGTGCTGACCTTCGCCGGCTCGCTGTGGGCCCGCATCGTCGCGCAGGTCGGGGCCGAATACCCCGAGGTCGAGGTCGCCTACCAGCACATCGATGCCGCGACTATCCACCTGGTCACCGATCCGGGCCGCTTCGACGTGATCGTCACCGACAACCTGTTCGGCGACATCATCACCGACCTGGCCGCGGCGGTGTCCGGCGGCATCGGGCTGGCGGCCAGCGGCAACATCGACGGGTCGCGGCGCAGTCCGTCGATGTTCGAGCCGGTGCACGGCAGTGCCCCCGACATCGCGGGGCAGGGGATCGCCGATCCGACCGCCGCCGTGATGAGCGTGGCGCTGCTGCTGGCTCACCTTGGCGAGGACGCGGCGGCGGCCCGGGTGGATGCGGCCGTGGAGAAGCATCTGGCGACTCGCGGGGATGCGGTGCTGTCCACCGTCGAGGTCGGCGATCGGATCCTGGCGAACCTGTAG